One stretch of Zerene cesonia ecotype Mississippi chromosome 20, Zerene_cesonia_1.1, whole genome shotgun sequence DNA includes these proteins:
- the LOC119834833 gene encoding 60S ribosomal protein L23a, whose protein sequence is MPPKKQPEKSASSASKPAEKKPASAKTPAAAPKAAAPSGSAPKPASAKTPAPAPKAAAPKSAPAATKPAPAKAASAAKPAEKKSASVPTAKPGSAKAAALKAKSSAKPSVKKAAAASKPSKPKPAAAKLKIAPKPKKTGIKGQKKVVKPVTKALKAQRKVVKGEHGKRVRKIRTSVHFRRPKTFEPPRHPKYPRKSLPKRNRMDAFNIIKYPLTSEAAMKKIEDNNTLVFIVHTSSNKHHIKAAVKKLYDINVAKVNTLIRPDGKKKAYVRLARDYDALDVANKIGII, encoded by the exons ATGCCTCCTAAGAAGCAACCCGAGAAATCAG cCTCTTCGGCATCAAAGCCAGCTGAAAAGAAGCCGGCTTCGGCTAAAACTCCGGCTGCTGCACCGAAAGCAGCAGCTCCATCAGGCAGTGCTCCTAAACCAGCGTCAGCCAAAACTCCTGCTCCAGCTCCTAAAGCTGCAGCGCCTAAATCTGCACCAGCTGCTACCAAACCCGCACCTGCCAAGGCCGCTTCAGCTGCCAAACCTGCTGAAAAGAAATCGGCATCAGTCCCAACTGCTAAGCCTGGTTCAGCAAAGGCTGCCGCATTAAAAGCCAAGTCTAGTGCTAAGCCCTCGGTCAAGAAAGCTGCAGCTGCCTCCAAACCAAGCAAGCCTAAGCCAGCCGCTGCTAAACTTAAGATTGCACCTAAACCCAAGAAGACTGGTATCAAGGGACAGAAGAAAGTTGTAAAGCCAGTAACTAAGGCACTTAAAGCTCAAAGAAAG gtAGTCAAAGGCGAACATGGAAAGAGGGTTCGCAAAATCCGCACTTCTGTGCATTTCCGTAGGCCCAAGACCTTTGAACCACCAAGGCATCCTAAGTACCCTAGGAAGTCACTTCCCAAGAGAAATCG TATGGATGCCTTCAACATCATAAAATATCCATTGACATCTGAAGCTGCCATGAAGAAGATTGAAGACAATAATACCTTGGTATTCATTGTACACACAAGCTCTAATAAACATCATATTAAAGCTGCTGTCAAGAAGCTCTATGACATCAATGTGGCGAAAGTAAACACACTCATCAG ACCCGACGGTAAGAAGAAAGCGTATGTGAGGCTCGCACGAGACTATGACGCTTTGGATGTTGCCAACAAGATTGgtatcatataa
- the LOC119835124 gene encoding serine/threonine-protein kinase PLK4, which produces MFGEKIEDYEILEHLGKGGFAHVYRARCRKTGLFVAIKMIDKALMASAGMIGRVRQEVTIHSRLKHPAILELYTFFEDAHYVYLVLELAHNGELAKHFKLGTRGLSEKAAADIFRQVVSGVLYLHTHNIIHRDLSLNNLLLTKDLNVKIADFGLATQLNGPDEKHVTMCGTPNYISPEVASRALHGLPADVWGLGCMLYTLLVGSPPFHTQHVKTTLTKVINADYSIPSELSFQAQDLLQRLLCKDPSQRITLKGIMEHPFLNNGFNVMGNLKQDISKDSGFLTTLHSTQHSNKLNSSKRSASDLHNIFNNGNLPSENLLFNEKFERKPIHSNILIQNQDNCHSANSGSIKLFNSHTQNTSPLPCTENYSLQGDANHIVNLSENMKKISMKEKPELFLSNEENKENFSKQCLTNSNTIGVPPLCADRLPTISHRTRNAILKIDPSGVTVQFIKKKGKDREERVVEICTISKDGMKIEIYSPEKTREKLNTAEQTPNPDEIFSYHNLPQKHWKKYLYAARFVDLVKAKTPKITLYTLLAKCQLMENGIDIEMFFYSGEKVTYTSNEGLKIIDKNLKTHHNQTVTPELKCLCDHFEECSNRMKRIQGALSCISDECYPLIIGKRPVQPSSNMENALAQTHSNRNINTPLFNYGSFHRATPCSSHALSEK; this is translated from the coding sequence ATGTTTGGGGAAAAAATAGAAGACTATGAAATTCTAGAACATCTTGGTAAAGGCGGATTTGCTCATGTTTATAGAGCAAGATGCAGAAAAACGGGCTTATTTGTTGCTATCAAAATGATAGACAAAGCTTTAATGGCAAGTGCTGGAATGATTGGAAGAGTAAGACAAGAGGTCACTATACACTCTCGCTTAAAGCATCCTGCCATTTTAGAGTTGTACACTTTTTTTGAAGATGcacattatgtttatttagttttagaaCTAGCACATAATGGAGAATTAGCAAAGCACTTTAAGTTAGGTACCCGAGGCCTTTCTGAAAAAGCTGCTGCAGATATATTTAGACAAGTTGTGAGTGGAGTTCTGTATCTTCATACTCATAACATTATACATAGGGATTTATCTTTAAACAACTTATTATTGACTAAGGACTTGAATGTAAAAATTGCTGATTTTGGTCTTGCCACCCAACTAAATGGGCCTGATGAAAAACATGTGACTATGTGTGGTACACCAAATTATATATCGCCTGAAGTAGCTTCTAGAGCACTTCATGGGTTACCAGCTGATGTGTGGGGTTTGGGTTGTATGCTTTATACACTATTAGTTGGCAGTCCTCCCTTTCACACACAACATGTAAAAACCACTCTTACGAAAGTAATAAATGCCGATTACAGTATTCCTTCTGAGCTTTCCTTTCAAGCTCAAGATTTATTACAGAGACTTCTGTGCAAGGATCCTTCTCAGAGAATTACACTTAAGGGGATAATGGAACATCCATTTCTCAATAATGGATTTAATGTTATGGGGAATTTAAAGCAAGATATATCAAAAGACTCTGGATTTTTAACTACTTTACACAGTACACAACACAGCAACAAACTGAATTCTTCAAAGAGAAGTGCCTCAGATTTgcacaatatatttaacaatggtAATTTGCCATCTGAGAATTTGCTATTTAACGAAAAATTTGAACGTAAACCAATCCatagcaatatattaatacaaaaccaAGATAACTGTCATTCTGCAAATAGTGGTtcaataaaactgtttaattcTCACACACAAAATACTTCACCCTTACCATGTACTGAAAACTATTCACTTCAGGGTGATGCAAACCACATTGTAAATCTTagtgaaaatatgaaaaaaatttctatgaaagaaaaaccagagttgtttttatcaaatgaagaaaataaagaaaatttctcaaaacAATGTTTAACAAATTCCAATACAATTGGTGTTCCTCCCCTTTGTGCTGATAGATTACCAACAATATCCCACAGAACAAGAAATGCAATTCTAAAGATTGATCCTTCTGGAGTTActgtacaatttataaaaaagaaaggaaaagACAGAGAAGAAAGAGTTGTAGAGATTTGTACTATTTCAAAAGATggaatgaaaattgaaatatattctcCTGAGAAGACAAGGGAAAAGCTAAACACAGCAGAGCAAACGCCAAATcctgatgaaattttttcataCCACAACCTACCACAAAAGCattggaaaaaatatttgtatgctgCTCGCTTTGTTGACCTTGTTAAGGCCAAAACACCTAAAATTACCCTTTACACCTTGCTAGCTAAATGTCAACTAATGGAAAATGGAATagatattgaaatgtttttctatAGTGGTGAAAAAGTCACATACACATCCAATGAAGgtctaaaaattattgataaaaatttgaaaacacaTCATAATCAAACAGTGACACCTGAGTTGAAATGTTTATGTGATCACTTTGAAGAATGTTCAAATAGAATGAAAAGAATACAAGGTGCTTTATCTTGCATATCTGATGAATGTTATCCTTTAATTATTGGTAAGAGACCAGTTCAACCTTCAAGTAATATGGAAAACGCATTGGCACAAACTCATTCTAACAGAAACATAAACACTCCCCTTTTTAATTATGGTTCATTTCACCGTGCCACCCCATGTTCTAGTCATGCTCTCAGTGAAAAATAA